In Virgibacillus sp. NKC19-16, a single genomic region encodes these proteins:
- a CDS encoding S9 family peptidase, with product MSDDSKRTITAADITQIEVFSDPKFTPDGSAYTYVSTVINDNNEYESHLFFQNLDEDEAKQWTFGDVKNSSPRFSPDGKKIVFESNRSGLPQLWMLNTDGGEAWQLTTFKNGTGNPNWSKDGRYIIFSASLDADDDVQKQNEQAKEERQKEAEAKKKQPLVIKRLDHKSDANGFHDNKRAQLILFDTENGDFSQLTKADADHAFQDISPDSNTVLLAANLNEDADYENTNDLFLFNRSTKDITKLTKGAYHSASFSPNGDKIACFGHEYTYAGATQNELYIFDVETGVRTCLSEEWDIQLGDVMIGDMRLGNSTTGPVWSKDGDRLFFIASDFGATGLYQVSLNGDLEVLYKEANHVFGFSYYAESESFILGISTPTNPCNFYQLKNGSELKRLTNANAAFLEEVAITEPETLTVTAEDGWEIQGWLLRPYGFEEGKKYPFVLEIHGGPHMMYGQSFFHEMQLLAAKGYVVLYTNPRGSYGYGQQFVDAVRSDYGGGDYTDLMSAVDYALGNYSFIDETRLGVTGGSYGGFMTNWIVGHTNRFKAAVTQRSISNWLSFYGVSDIGYFFTKWELGKNLMEDPEKLWNFSPLKYAENVETPLLILHGEQDYRCPIEQGEQLFVTLKHLRKNAEFVRFPDSSHELSRSGKPEMRIERLNHICRWFEEYL from the coding sequence ATGAGCGACGATTCAAAACGAACAATAACAGCAGCTGACATCACGCAAATTGAAGTATTCAGTGACCCCAAGTTCACCCCGGATGGAAGTGCATATACATATGTTTCAACAGTGATCAATGACAATAATGAATATGAATCCCATCTATTTTTTCAAAATTTGGATGAAGATGAAGCAAAGCAATGGACGTTTGGCGACGTAAAGAATAGTAGCCCCAGGTTTTCACCTGATGGCAAAAAGATCGTATTCGAGTCCAATCGAAGCGGTCTTCCGCAGCTTTGGATGCTAAACACAGATGGTGGGGAAGCCTGGCAGCTCACTACATTTAAAAATGGCACAGGAAATCCAAATTGGTCAAAGGACGGAAGATACATCATTTTCAGTGCTTCCTTAGACGCTGATGACGATGTACAAAAGCAAAACGAACAAGCAAAAGAAGAGCGTCAAAAAGAGGCTGAGGCGAAAAAGAAACAGCCACTTGTTATAAAACGTCTAGATCACAAATCAGATGCAAACGGCTTCCATGATAATAAACGCGCACAACTCATTTTATTTGATACAGAAAATGGAGATTTCTCCCAGTTGACTAAGGCCGATGCGGATCACGCATTTCAAGATATTTCACCTGATAGCAATACCGTGCTACTAGCAGCCAATTTAAATGAAGATGCAGATTATGAAAATACGAATGATTTATTCCTATTCAATCGTTCAACAAAAGATATAACAAAACTTACAAAAGGCGCATATCATAGTGCCAGTTTTTCTCCAAATGGTGACAAAATTGCCTGCTTCGGTCATGAATATACGTATGCTGGGGCGACGCAAAATGAACTCTATATATTCGATGTAGAAACTGGAGTTCGCACTTGCCTTAGCGAAGAATGGGATATCCAGCTTGGTGATGTCATGATCGGTGACATGAGACTAGGAAACTCCACAACAGGACCGGTTTGGTCAAAAGATGGAGATCGCCTCTTCTTTATAGCTAGTGATTTTGGTGCGACTGGTTTGTATCAGGTATCATTAAATGGCGATTTGGAAGTACTCTATAAAGAGGCGAATCATGTATTTGGATTTTCCTATTATGCCGAATCAGAATCTTTCATTCTCGGGATCAGTACACCAACAAATCCATGTAATTTTTATCAATTGAAAAATGGATCTGAGTTGAAGCGGTTAACCAACGCTAATGCGGCATTTTTAGAGGAAGTTGCTATAACCGAACCGGAAACGTTGACTGTAACCGCAGAAGATGGCTGGGAAATTCAAGGGTGGCTCCTTCGGCCATATGGGTTTGAAGAAGGCAAAAAATATCCATTCGTACTGGAGATTCATGGCGGCCCACATATGATGTATGGCCAGTCATTCTTCCACGAAATGCAATTATTGGCAGCAAAAGGTTACGTTGTACTATACACCAACCCAAGAGGAAGCTACGGATACGGACAACAATTCGTAGATGCTGTTCGCTCTGATTATGGCGGAGGAGATTACACCGACTTAATGAGTGCCGTCGATTACGCGCTGGGAAACTACAGCTTCATTGATGAGACCCGACTTGGTGTGACCGGAGGAAGCTACGGGGGATTTATGACCAACTGGATCGTTGGACATACAAACCGTTTTAAAGCAGCGGTAACCCAGAGGTCGATTAGTAATTGGTTGAGTTTTTATGGTGTGAGTGACATTGGTTACTTCTTCACAAAATGGGAACTTGGTAAAAATTTAATGGAAGATCCAGAGAAACTATGGAACTTCTCCCCATTAAAATATGCAGAAAACGTAGAAACACCATTACTGATTCTGCACGGTGAACAGGACTACCGTTGTCCGATAGAACAAGGTGAACAACTGTTTGTCACACTAAAACATTTACGAAAAAATGCTGAATTTGTCCGCTTCCCGGATTCTAGTCATGAACTAAGCCGAAGTGGGAAACCTGAAATGCGAATCGAGCGCTTAAATCATATTTGCCGGTGGTTTGAGGAGTATTTATAA
- the argF gene encoding ornithine carbamoyltransferase gives MGSMKQIKTSLQTDHLLTVADLTGDEIMVLIKEALVMKKQVKEGVSHPHLQGKTLGMIFEKSSTRTRVSFEVGMIQLGGHALFLSANDIQLGRGETVSDTAQVLSRYVDGLMIRTFSHEKLEEFAHASSIPVINGLTDPHHPTQVLADLLTIYEYKGKLKGLKLCYVGDGDNNMTHSLLQAAAITGMDMTVASPKGYMPNDMIFQQAKNKGEENGAKLAIHDNPKEAIQDADIVVTDVWASMGEENELDERKLRFEAFQVNKELMQFAKSDYLFLHCLPAHRGEEVTAEIIDGEHSAVFDEAENRLHAQKALLKLLMEK, from the coding sequence GATTTAACCGGGGACGAAATTATGGTGTTAATCAAGGAAGCGTTGGTGATGAAAAAACAGGTCAAGGAAGGTGTCTCCCATCCTCATCTTCAAGGAAAAACGCTTGGCATGATTTTTGAAAAGTCATCAACGAGAACGCGGGTTTCTTTTGAAGTTGGCATGATCCAACTAGGGGGCCATGCGTTATTCCTGAGTGCAAACGATATCCAATTAGGGCGTGGGGAGACCGTGTCCGACACAGCCCAAGTTCTATCCAGATATGTTGATGGATTAATGATTCGAACTTTTTCTCATGAAAAGCTTGAGGAATTTGCTCACGCTTCTTCCATACCCGTTATTAATGGGCTAACAGATCCACATCATCCAACGCAAGTCCTGGCTGATCTCTTGACAATTTATGAGTATAAAGGAAAATTAAAGGGATTAAAGCTGTGCTATGTTGGTGATGGAGATAATAATATGACACATTCGCTGCTTCAAGCCGCTGCGATTACAGGTATGGATATGACAGTAGCAAGTCCCAAAGGTTACATGCCCAATGATATGATTTTTCAGCAGGCTAAAAATAAAGGGGAAGAGAACGGGGCCAAATTGGCTATTCATGACAATCCAAAAGAGGCAATTCAGGATGCAGATATTGTTGTCACAGATGTCTGGGCGAGTATGGGAGAAGAAAATGAGTTAGATGAGAGAAAATTGCGGTTTGAAGCCTTTCAAGTGAATAAAGAACTGATGCAATTTGCAAAATCTGATTATCTTTTCCTGCATTGTTTGCCTGCGCACCGAGGTGAGGAAGTCACTGCTGAAATTATTGATGGAGAGCATTCTGCTGTCTTTGATGAAGCAGAAAACAGATTACATGCACAGAAGGCATTATTAAAATTATTAATGGAAAAATAA
- a CDS encoding Crp/Fnr family transcriptional regulator → MMEPLLKRLDTHDYDMLIANSKLIEIKKGVYIYTEKNPSDYLYFIQQGEIRIFKEIGVGKEITFFTRKGYDVFGEMGVFSGETYSTTAKASKHSFIYYIGKNKLKNLLAQNGRLGQQFTRWVAESLESSNAKIRDYVAFGSEGAVASVFIRISNMYGVVTTEGILITEPIMITDISKQIGISRETVSRIVKKWKQKEIIENDNKYFLIKNMHYFRRLLVCENCGVENCVL, encoded by the coding sequence ATGATGGAACCTTTATTAAAAAGATTAGATACACATGATTATGATATGCTTATAGCTAACTCGAAGTTAATTGAAATTAAAAAGGGTGTATACATCTATACCGAAAAAAACCCTTCCGATTATTTATATTTCATACAACAAGGAGAAATACGTATTTTTAAAGAAATAGGGGTTGGAAAAGAGATAACCTTCTTCACAAGAAAGGGTTATGATGTTTTTGGGGAAATGGGTGTTTTCAGTGGAGAAACATATTCCACAACAGCAAAAGCTTCAAAACATTCATTTATCTATTATATTGGGAAAAATAAACTTAAAAATCTCCTGGCACAAAATGGTAGATTGGGCCAGCAATTTACTAGATGGGTCGCAGAGTCGCTGGAATCAAGTAATGCGAAAATACGTGATTATGTTGCTTTTGGATCAGAAGGTGCCGTTGCTTCGGTATTTATAAGAATTTCAAACATGTATGGTGTCGTAACAACAGAAGGAATTCTTATAACCGAACCTATTATGATAACAGATATTAGTAAGCAAATCGGAATCTCTCGTGAAACAGTCAGCCGTATTGTGAAAAAGTGGAAGCAAAAAGAAATTATTGAAAATGATAACAAATATTTTTTGATTAAAAATATGCATTATTTTAGGAGGTTGCTTGTTTGTGAAAACTGCGGTGTGGAGAATTGTGTCCTTTAG
- the dat gene encoding D-amino-acid transaminase gives MSVYPIILAQTKFTHRDSLTYPYEERGLQFGDGVYEVIRIYNGAFYLLNEHVDRLYRSAEAVKIEITSTKEELTNLLIDLLVRNDMTTDGKLYLQITRGSAPRDHVFPVDVPANMYAYITDAPRNTTNLENGVSVITERDVRWEYCYIKSLNLLPNVLAKQTAKEKGSYEAILHKDGFVTECSSSNVYLVKDGEIYTHPATTKILHGCVRMRIEQFARDLSIPFNEEGFSVEDIALADELFLSSSTSEITPIVKVDNQQIADGKPGKITKQLQEAYVEDAAIKERSMEH, from the coding sequence ATGTCCGTCTATCCGATTATTTTGGCACAAACAAAGTTTACTCATCGTGACAGTTTAACCTATCCATATGAAGAACGCGGTTTGCAATTTGGCGATGGTGTATATGAAGTTATTCGAATCTATAATGGTGCATTTTACTTACTAAATGAGCATGTGGATCGTCTTTACCGCTCTGCAGAAGCCGTGAAAATAGAGATTACATCAACCAAAGAAGAGCTTACCAATTTATTAATCGATTTATTGGTTAGAAACGATATGACAACAGATGGAAAACTTTACCTGCAAATAACCCGTGGATCAGCACCACGTGATCATGTTTTTCCAGTGGATGTACCTGCAAATATGTATGCCTATATCACAGATGCTCCTCGTAATACCACAAACCTGGAAAACGGTGTTTCTGTCATTACCGAGCGCGATGTCCGCTGGGAATATTGTTATATTAAAAGCTTGAATCTACTGCCAAATGTGCTTGCGAAACAGACAGCTAAAGAAAAAGGAAGCTACGAGGCTATCCTGCACAAGGATGGATTCGTAACAGAATGCAGCTCATCCAATGTATATCTGGTTAAAGATGGAGAGATTTACACACATCCCGCTACAACTAAAATTCTGCATGGTTGTGTTCGCATGCGTATTGAACAATTCGCACGAGACCTTTCCATTCCATTTAACGAGGAAGGATTCTCAGTCGAGGATATTGCACTCGCTGATGAGCTATTCCTATCCAGTAGCACATCGGAAATCACGCCAATTGTGAAAGTCGATAATCAGCAAATTGCTGACGGAAAACCTGGAAAAATCACGAAACAGTTGCAGGAAGCATATGTGGAAGATGCGGCTATTAAAGAGCGTAGCATGGAACATTAG
- a CDS encoding ABC-ATPase domain-containing protein, with protein sequence MKKLLQQLKQLDNKSYKAYKDIQGKYSYHNFDLYIDYVQGDPFATPSKIRIVIPRGQRHVESDWLNTPSRKTATEDAFARVVGKTIANQKFTIKGSGKSGAILFDNPGQEILERSAVQINAEAITVCISIGLPANGRRINGREAEKLFSQAIPAIINNSIFSIKDAQIIQAVELADQQDVIREEMYNNNWIAFLANGSILPRASGVSNRPLQKAIPFQSPKENEVSVDIPHQSEPIKGMVIKKGITLIVGGGYHGKSTILQAIERGVYAHALGDGREYVLTDPDAVKIRAEDGRQITGVNISPFINNLPHGQDTQFFSTENASGSTSQAANVMETLEAGATTLLIDEDTSATNFMIRDHRMQQLVKSSKEPITPFIDKIKQMRDQLDVSTVLVMGGSGDYFAVADSVIMMEAYVPYNVTIQAKEIMEKYPLERDKVAEEAFGDITNRSFQQNTLQTKKGNRAKTQAKGLTKIIMGRTDIDFDDTEQLVDSSQTRMIAEIIQFLDRTNGLQHKSLHELLGELEQQMDKQGLASFTAFKNQHPGDIARPRRYEIAAVLNRIRTANVQQK encoded by the coding sequence ATGAAAAAGCTATTACAGCAACTAAAACAATTGGATAATAAGAGCTATAAAGCGTACAAAGATATACAGGGAAAATACAGTTATCATAATTTTGATTTATATATCGATTATGTGCAGGGCGATCCTTTTGCGACACCATCGAAAATTCGGATAGTTATTCCTCGAGGGCAGCGTCATGTAGAAAGTGATTGGCTCAATACCCCATCGAGGAAAACTGCTACTGAAGATGCATTTGCACGGGTTGTTGGCAAAACGATTGCGAACCAAAAGTTCACCATTAAAGGATCCGGCAAGAGTGGGGCGATCCTTTTTGACAATCCAGGACAAGAAATTCTGGAACGGAGTGCAGTACAAATAAACGCAGAAGCTATTACGGTATGCATTTCGATAGGTCTTCCTGCCAACGGACGTCGTATTAACGGCAGGGAAGCAGAGAAATTATTCTCTCAAGCTATTCCAGCTATTATAAACAATTCTATTTTTAGCATCAAAGATGCCCAAATCATCCAGGCTGTAGAGCTTGCGGATCAGCAGGACGTGATTCGAGAAGAGATGTACAACAATAATTGGATTGCTTTTCTGGCAAATGGGTCGATTTTACCGCGGGCAAGTGGTGTCAGCAATCGTCCATTACAAAAAGCTATCCCGTTTCAGAGTCCGAAAGAAAACGAGGTGTCTGTGGATATTCCGCATCAATCAGAGCCAATAAAAGGAATGGTAATAAAAAAAGGAATCACGCTCATTGTCGGTGGTGGCTATCACGGAAAGAGTACGATTTTGCAGGCCATTGAACGTGGCGTATACGCTCATGCGTTAGGGGACGGCCGTGAGTATGTGCTAACAGATCCTGACGCTGTGAAAATTCGTGCAGAGGATGGCAGACAAATTACAGGTGTCAATATCTCTCCATTTATTAATAATCTACCACACGGGCAAGATACGCAATTTTTCTCCACGGAAAATGCGAGTGGCAGTACATCTCAAGCTGCTAATGTGATGGAAACGCTCGAAGCAGGTGCAACGACGTTATTAATTGATGAGGATACTAGTGCGACGAACTTTATGATCCGTGATCATCGCATGCAACAATTGGTGAAAAGCAGTAAAGAGCCGATCACCCCATTTATTGATAAAATCAAACAAATGCGTGACCAGCTTGATGTGTCGACAGTACTAGTGATGGGCGGATCCGGGGATTATTTTGCAGTGGCTGATTCGGTTATTATGATGGAAGCATATGTCCCATATAATGTAACTATCCAAGCGAAGGAAATTATGGAAAAATATCCGCTGGAACGTGATAAGGTTGCAGAAGAAGCATTTGGGGATATTACGAATCGCTCTTTTCAGCAAAACACGCTTCAAACGAAAAAGGGTAATCGAGCCAAAACGCAAGCCAAAGGATTAACGAAGATCATTATGGGAAGAACAGATATCGATTTTGATGATACAGAACAGTTAGTTGATAGTTCGCAGACTAGGATGATTGCGGAAATCATTCAGTTTCTTGATCGTACGAATGGCTTGCAACATAAATCATTGCATGAACTCTTAGGCGAACTGGAGCAGCAAATGGACAAACAAGGGCTAGCTTCGTTTACGGCATTTAAAAATCAGCATCCCGGCGATATTGCCCGTCCACGCCGGTATGAAATCGCTGCTGTATTGAATCGGATTCGTACTGCAAACGTACAGCAAAAATAG
- a CDS encoding argininosuccinate synthase, translating to MSKGKVVLAYSGGLDTSVSIKWLQDKYDYDVIALGLEVGEGKDLESLKEKALQVGADKAVIIDAKELLAKEYLLPALKSNCLYEGKYPISSALSRPLISKLLVEVAEEEGAVAVAHGCTGKGNDQVRFEVSIKALNPDLEVIAPVREWGMNRDEEIAYAKEKNIDVPVNVDKPYSIDANIWGRACEAGVLENTWNEAPEEAFEWTASIADAPDDPEYVEIEFKGGEPIALNGESLGMVDIIEQLNDIGGKHGVGRIDHIENRLVGIKAREVYENPGALILINAHKELEFLTLTKEVTQYKTQIDQKMTQLIYDGLWYSPLRNALEAFMGETQKSVNGKVKVKLWKGTQMVVARDSDNSLYNEELATYSKGDMFDHNAAVGFIKLWGLSTQVHSQVNKKKEAIKSGE from the coding sequence ATGAGTAAAGGGAAAGTTGTTCTAGCATATTCCGGGGGATTAGATACCTCGGTTTCTATTAAATGGCTTCAAGATAAATATGATTATGATGTAATTGCACTCGGATTAGAAGTTGGGGAAGGAAAAGATTTAGAATCACTTAAAGAAAAAGCGTTGCAAGTGGGGGCGGACAAAGCCGTTATTATAGATGCTAAAGAATTACTGGCGAAAGAGTATTTATTACCTGCACTAAAATCGAATTGTCTGTATGAAGGAAAATACCCGATATCTTCTGCACTATCCAGACCGTTAATTTCAAAATTATTGGTTGAAGTAGCTGAAGAGGAAGGCGCAGTAGCTGTTGCGCATGGTTGCACCGGAAAAGGAAATGATCAGGTACGCTTTGAGGTATCGATCAAAGCACTGAATCCGGACTTGGAAGTAATTGCTCCAGTACGTGAGTGGGGAATGAACCGGGATGAAGAAATTGCTTATGCGAAGGAAAAAAATATTGATGTCCCCGTGAATGTGGATAAACCTTATTCCATCGATGCAAATATTTGGGGCAGAGCTTGTGAAGCCGGGGTTCTTGAAAATACATGGAATGAAGCACCAGAAGAAGCCTTTGAATGGACGGCATCCATTGCAGACGCTCCTGATGATCCGGAATATGTGGAGATTGAATTTAAGGGAGGCGAGCCTATTGCTTTAAATGGCGAGTCTCTAGGGATGGTTGATATTATCGAACAATTAAATGACATTGGCGGTAAACATGGTGTCGGAAGAATCGATCATATTGAAAATCGTTTAGTAGGCATTAAAGCCAGAGAAGTGTATGAAAACCCGGGTGCTTTAATTTTAATTAATGCCCACAAGGAATTGGAATTTTTAACGTTAACGAAGGAAGTTACGCAATATAAAACGCAAATTGATCAAAAAATGACCCAACTCATTTATGATGGTCTATGGTATTCCCCATTAAGAAATGCATTGGAAGCATTTATGGGTGAGACACAGAAAAGTGTTAACGGAAAAGTGAAAGTGAAGCTGTGGAAAGGTACACAAATGGTTGTTGCAAGAGATTCCGACAATAGCTTATACAATGAAGAATTAGCAACCTATTCCAAAGGGGATATGTTTGATCACAATGCAGCAGTTGGCTTTATTAAGTTATGGGGACTATCAACGCAAGTGCATTCCCAGGTAAATAAGAAAAAAGAAGCGATTAAGTCCGGGGAGTAA
- the argH gene encoding argininosuccinate lyase, which translates to MSKLWGGRFTKETNKLVEEQTASISFDQKLANEDIQGSIAHVNMLVSTEIITAEEGNTIVSGLKAVQNKLEQGELIFSVENEDIHMNIEKFLIDEIGPVGGKLHTGRSRNDQVATDMHLYLKKHTEELIELVKATQKAILNQASDHVDTILPGYTHLQRAQPVSFAHHLLAYFWMLQRDRERLVDSLKRVSGSPLGAGALAGTTFSIDRTQVAEELGFEYVYPNSMDAVSDRDFILEFMSTSSIMMMHISRLAEEMVIWSSREFQFIELDDSFCTGSSIMPQKKNPDVPELLRAKTGRVYGNLIGLLTVLKGLPLAYNKDLQEDKEGMFDTVDTLENSLLMLAPMIDTMTVRTANMKQAVSEDYSNATDIADYLVTKGMPFREAHEIIGKIVLHAIDNGKYLLDLKMEEYKKFSDLFEADIYDVLAPEQVVANRHSYGGTSQQQVREQLELAKSAL; encoded by the coding sequence ATGTCGAAACTATGGGGCGGAAGATTTACCAAAGAAACGAATAAACTTGTTGAAGAGCAAACGGCATCCATTTCATTTGACCAAAAATTAGCGAATGAGGATATACAGGGAAGCATCGCACATGTGAACATGCTAGTTTCCACTGAAATTATAACCGCAGAGGAAGGAAATACTATTGTATCAGGATTGAAAGCTGTACAAAATAAACTAGAGCAGGGCGAGCTTATCTTTTCCGTGGAAAATGAAGATATCCATATGAACATTGAAAAATTCCTAATCGATGAAATTGGCCCTGTGGGTGGAAAATTGCATACCGGACGAAGCAGAAACGATCAAGTTGCTACAGATATGCATCTTTATTTAAAAAAGCATACAGAAGAACTGATTGAGCTTGTTAAAGCAACGCAAAAGGCAATTTTAAACCAGGCTTCTGATCATGTAGATACAATCCTTCCTGGTTATACACACTTGCAAAGAGCGCAGCCGGTATCTTTCGCTCATCATTTGTTAGCTTATTTCTGGATGCTCCAGCGGGACAGGGAACGTCTTGTGGATAGTCTGAAGCGGGTCAGCGGTTCTCCTCTGGGGGCCGGTGCGCTTGCCGGAACAACTTTCTCAATTGACAGAACGCAGGTTGCAGAAGAGTTAGGCTTTGAATATGTTTATCCTAATAGCATGGACGCAGTCAGTGATCGGGATTTTATTCTCGAGTTCATGTCCACGTCCTCGATTATGATGATGCATATTTCTAGATTGGCGGAAGAAATGGTCATTTGGAGCAGTCGGGAATTTCAATTTATCGAGCTGGATGATTCTTTTTGCACAGGTTCAAGCATTATGCCACAGAAAAAAAACCCAGATGTACCAGAGTTGCTGCGTGCAAAAACTGGACGTGTATATGGTAATTTAATAGGTTTATTAACCGTTTTAAAAGGACTCCCGCTCGCGTACAACAAAGACTTGCAAGAGGATAAAGAAGGCATGTTTGATACGGTTGACACACTTGAGAACTCCTTGTTGATGCTTGCGCCAATGATTGACACTATGACTGTAAGAACAGCCAACATGAAACAAGCCGTTTCTGAGGATTATTCCAATGCAACAGATATTGCGGATTATCTCGTCACAAAAGGAATGCCTTTCCGTGAGGCGCACGAAATCATTGGGAAAATTGTGCTGCACGCGATTGATAACGGAAAATATCTGCTAGATTTAAAGATGGAAGAGTATAAAAAATTTAGTGATCTGTTTGAAGCTGATATCTATGATGTATTGGCTCCAGAACAGGTTGTAGCAAATCGGCACAGCTACGGAGGCACCTCGCAACAGCAAGTGCGGGAACAGCTCGAGCTGGCGAAGAGCGCTTTATAG